AGCGGGCGAGAATGGCACGCTTCCACGGTCTTGCCGATGCCGACGTCGTCGGCGATCAGCAGGCGGATCGTGTCCTGGCGTAGCGCCATGAGCAGGGGCACGAGCTGGTACGGTCTCGGCTCGATGGCGATGCGGGACAGGCTCCGGAACGGCCCGGCGCCGGAGCGGAATCCCAGCCGCACGGCGTCGCGCAGGAGCGCGCACGAGCGATGGTTGCCCATCTCGGCCGTCGGATCGGGCAAGGGGAACTCCGCCGACACCGGCGTCTCCAGCGGCAGGTAGATTCCGGCGATCTCATCATCGGTACCGCCGAGTGGGCGCAGCACGAGCAGATCCTCGTGCTGGGTGGAGTCGGGCAGGACGACCCACTCCCGGCCACGGACGCGGACCAGGGAACCGACGTCGAATCTCATCGAGCACCCGCCACGTCTGCAACCGCGATCGCTTCAATGAACCCGCTGGGCTTGCCGTTCCAGCTGACGATCAGCTCGTCCCGGGCCCGGGTCATCGCGACGTACAACAGCCTTCTTTCCCGTGCTTCGGCGGCTTCCCGATCCTGTGGATCGTCCGCGTAGCGGAGAACGGCGGGGCTGGGAACGACTCCCCGACTGCAATCGAGCACCAGCACCGCCTTGAACTCGAGGCCCTTGGCTCGATGCATTGTGCCCACGTTGATAGTGCCGCTGTCGCTTCCTTCCTTATCGGACAGCAGGCGCCAGGGGAGGGCTGCCTTGGTCAACTCTTCGCCTGCGGCCTTCGCACGGTTTCCCGTTCTGGCAAACACGCCTATGGCATCCGGCTGAAGCCCTTCGCCGATCCACGACCTGATCTGCGTGATCCCGGCGGCGAGCTCGGCTTCGAAAGAGGGGTAACCCCGCAACGCCGGTTCCGGGCCGCGCAGAAGGCTTCTGGTTCCAGTACGCGCCTCTTCGCCCCCGTCCATGTCGTCAGCAACTACGCCGACAATTCGGTCGGCGAGCCGACGTATCTGCTCCGTCGTGCGGTAGTTGATGCGGAGGACGGTTGACCGGCCACGAACATCAATACCCAGGGCCTTGAGAGTGAACCCACCAGGATAGATCCGTTGCC
The DNA window shown above is from Pseudomonadota bacterium and carries:
- a CDS encoding ATP-dependent helicase codes for the protein MRFDVGSLVRVRGREWVVLPDSTQHEDLLVLRPLGGTDDEIAGIYLPLETPVSAEFPLPDPTAEMGNHRSCALLRDAVRLGFRSGAGPFRSLSRIAIEPRPYQLVPLLMALRQDTIRLLIADDVGIGKTVEACHSRPL